One segment of Campylobacter hominis ATCC BAA-381 DNA contains the following:
- a CDS encoding NAD+ synthase, which yields MNFIKTEKKLIKFLKKSLSKTYTENFIVGISGGLDSAVVSALCAKAKPKNTFGLILPAKSSDKKNLNDAISHCEKWGIKYEIISIEPFLQAFRDSRNDEISRIRLGNFAARVRMSLLYDFSAKISGVVVGTSNLSERMLGYGTIYGDLACAFNPIGELFKTEIFEFAKFLNIDEKIISKAPSADLWEGQSDEGDLGYDYASLDEILRAILRKKSLAKFDQETINFIQNRIKNNKFKLKMPKILHLKG from the coding sequence ATGAACTTTATAAAAACCGAAAAAAAACTTATAAAATTTCTTAAAAAATCACTCTCTAAAACATACACTGAAAATTTTATTGTCGGCATTAGCGGCGGGCTTGATAGCGCCGTAGTTTCGGCACTTTGCGCTAAAGCAAAACCAAAAAATACTTTTGGACTTATTTTGCCTGCAAAAAGTTCCGATAAGAAAAATTTAAACGACGCTATATCACATTGCGAAAAATGGGGAATAAAATATGAAATTATAAGTATAGAGCCGTTTTTGCAGGCATTTCGTGATAGTAGGAATGATGAAATTTCTCGCATCAGGCTTGGAAATTTTGCCGCTAGAGTTCGTATGAGTCTGCTTTATGATTTTAGCGCTAAAATTTCAGGTGTAGTCGTAGGAACAAGTAATTTAAGTGAGCGAATGCTAGGATACGGCACAATTTACGGCGATTTGGCATGTGCATTTAATCCTATCGGCGAACTTTTTAAAACAGAAATTTTTGAGTTCGCAAAATTTTTAAATATAGATGAAAAAATTATATCAAAAGCTCCTAGTGCCGATCTTTGGGAAGGTCAAAGCGATGAAGGCGATTTAGGATATGATTATGCATCGCTTGATGAAATTTTACGCGCAATTTTGCGCAAAAAATCTCTTGCGAAATTTGATCAGGAAACCATAAATTTCATACAAAATAGAATAAAAAACAATAAATTTAAATTAAAAATGCCTAAAATTCTGCATTTAAAAGGATAG
- a CDS encoding MBL fold metallo-hydrolase, with amino-acid sequence MEILSKAFGEYGTNCYIIKGTSGDLVIDPGENAAPWVFENTDKILAILNTHGHFDHTYDDKILQNSGIKIYIHEKDEFFCTKDPFEKLNDVFSPDFLLSGDEILTFGNFNVKFAHFAGHTPGCSMIFVSNGKINRNAETLDEMFSPVDTKIFSGDVIFRGSVGRSDFPFSNHKDMKISLQNILKIKQNFEIYPGHGAPTNLENERRVIEYFLKYF; translated from the coding sequence ATGGAAATTTTATCAAAAGCTTTCGGAGAATACGGCACAAATTGCTACATTATAAAAGGAACATCGGGCGATCTTGTAATAGATCCAGGAGAAAATGCTGCGCCTTGGGTGTTTGAAAATACGGATAAAATTTTAGCTATATTAAATACACACGGGCATTTTGATCATACTTACGATGATAAAATTCTGCAAAATTCAGGAATAAAAATTTATATCCACGAAAAAGATGAATTTTTTTGCACGAAAGATCCGTTTGAAAAGCTGAATGATGTATTTTCACCTGATTTTTTATTGAGCGGTGATGAAATTCTGACTTTTGGAAATTTTAATGTGAAATTTGCGCATTTCGCAGGTCATACGCCAGGATGTTCGATGATTTTTGTAAGCAACGGAAAAATAAACAGAAACGCCGAAACATTGGATGAGATGTTTTCGCCGGTCGATACAAAAATTTTTAGCGGCGATGTTATATTTCGCGGTTCCGTCGGTAGAAGCGATTTTCCTTTTTCAAATCATAAAGATATGAAAATTTCACTGCAAAACATTTTAAAAATTAAACAGAATTTTGAAATATATCCGGGACACGGCGCACCGACAAATCTCGAAAATGAGCGTAGAGTCATAGAATATTTTTTAAAATATTTTTAA
- a CDS encoding DegT/DnrJ/EryC1/StrS family aminotransferase, which yields MQNIPFFRAHIDENETSLINQALANNNTRMVSVFEEDIKHFFGVKHAVSTDNGANSLHLALCAMGIKRGDKIICSVNAFPSVPESIRRFDAEAILVDINEDDFNINVAEFERTLKEHNHKKLKGAFITHVGGQSAEMDEIYALAKKYNIKIIDDASRAMGTTYNGVKIGSIKDSFISCFQINPQAQDTISTAGFFTTNDDEVAKNARLLRNHXIVSEGFDKDGNINYIYDVTAIGQKCDLNSINAAYAKAQLYKTPSFIARRQEIAKIYDEELSECAHVQIPIKKRNHTYSHYIVKIDKNRDNFARQLKAAGINVSLHYIPIYLLSYYKNKYGYKVSDFPHALRCYQKILSLPIYAALGDDEVYYICNKIKEIAATRA from the coding sequence ATGCAAAATATTCCATTTTTTCGTGCTCATATAGACGAAAACGAAACATCACTGATAAATCAAGCATTGGCAAACAACAATACACGAATGGTCAGCGTTTTTGAAGAAGATATAAAACATTTTTTCGGTGTCAAACATGCTGTTTCTACCGATAACGGCGCAAATTCGCTTCATCTTGCTCTTTGTGCTATGGGAATAAAAAGAGGCGACAAAATTATTTGCTCGGTAAATGCTTTTCCAAGCGTGCCTGAATCGATTCGCAGATTTGATGCGGAAGCGATTTTGGTTGATATAAACGAAGATGATTTTAATATAAACGTGGCTGAGTTTGAGCGAACGTTAAAAGAGCACAACCATAAAAAATTAAAAGGAGCTTTTATAACTCACGTAGGCGGACAAAGCGCCGAAATGGATGAAATTTATGCACTTGCTAAGAAATATAATATAAAAATCATCGACGATGCCAGTAGAGCTATGGGAACTACATACAACGGCGTAAAAATCGGTTCTATAAAAGATTCTTTTATTTCCTGTTTTCAAATAAATCCGCAAGCGCAAGACACTATTTCTACGGCGGGATTTTTTACTACAAATGACGATGAAGTGGCGAAAAATGCTAGACTTTTACGCAATCACGRCATTGTTTCGGAAGGTTTTGATAAAGATGGAAATATAAATTATATCTACGATGTAACGGCAATCGGTCAAAAATGCGATTTAAACTCGATAAATGCGGCATATGCAAAAGCTCAGCTTTATAAAACGCCAAGTTTTATAGCGCGCCGTCAGGAAATAGCGAAAATTTATGACGAAGAGCTTTCCGAATGCGCGCATGTGCAAATTCCGATTAAAAAACGAAATCACACGTATTCTCATTACATAGTCAAAATCGATAAAAACAGAGATAATTTTGCACGCCAGTTAAAAGCCGCAGGAATCAACGTTTCGTTGCATTATATTCCGATTTATCTGCTTAGTTATTACAAAAACAAATACGGTTATAAAGTCAGTGATTTTCCACATGCCCTACGTTGCTACCAAAAAATACTTTCGCTTCCGATTTATGCGGCTCTTGGCGATGATGAAGTTTATTACATTTGCAATAAAATTAAAGAAATAGCAGCCACTCGTGCTTAA